The Spirochaetota bacterium genome includes a region encoding these proteins:
- a CDS encoding cytochrome c3 family protein, with the protein MEKRQLLLMLLGLLLLVFFIGYRAWSHMINIMMPADSRPGEIVFTVDRITPEEFSAISKKISKEYSEELKHIEIFEAEGILEYEGPETCLRCHREIKVVDAHTGKERKEDLMENLTSSAHYRFFTTRHPNVYGFNGKLADNFPMGKINRPCPKPGSFAMTAWAELITTKEGKTLSEGCGQCHIGSQYQAPLGEMMPLYRTLDKEKDAIDCLICHSVAYDMNKKQVVEDDNGLRRWDQDRSMKAAMSVGSPTAQACLRCHQHNMGGDIYIDKKDPSYMQSFLNLGYERPRVLHPGSKRGTPYSPSWDVHARAGMSCIECHTTEGHLIAKGTHTTTMMANDLPDVEVSCEKCHSSKPHSDVKHAEYLNTHIKRIACVTCHIPSLHPDNATMRDFSQVVYEEHPGIYIYKDIKKESRPGKGIVYSWWNGDATFLGNPIGDNPNGKNLYKFYTPEHIWPEFKDFDYDSWYEKTMRPIAKEGRPSKIYAMKLFNGRQHIDLQNMGPFGGMFIPYNFPTYYTTGNPDLAAAKEMEKSMMKRMYGLMFKVYMMDKFMSFMDVDSWNTSSYKDVKNMNRVEPRWIPKNAHLEISHAIRKDGAFSCNACHKPNGALDWMALGYSAEEKRRLEANPL; encoded by the coding sequence ATGGAAAAAAGACAATTATTACTTATGCTTTTAGGACTTTTACTTCTCGTTTTTTTCATAGGTTATCGGGCATGGTCTCATATGATAAATATAATGATGCCTGCAGATAGCCGACCAGGAGAGATTGTATTTACTGTTGATAGGATTACTCCAGAGGAGTTCTCTGCCATTTCAAAAAAAATAAGCAAGGAGTACTCAGAAGAACTAAAACACATAGAAATATTCGAGGCTGAAGGAATCCTTGAATATGAAGGACCAGAAACATGCCTGAGGTGCCATAGGGAGATCAAGGTAGTGGATGCTCATACAGGCAAGGAGAGGAAGGAAGATTTAATGGAAAACCTGACCAGCTCAGCGCATTATCGCTTTTTTACAACGAGACATCCCAACGTATATGGCTTTAACGGCAAGTTAGCCGACAATTTCCCAATGGGTAAAATAAACAGACCCTGCCCAAAACCGGGGTCCTTTGCAATGACTGCCTGGGCGGAATTGATTACAACCAAAGAGGGGAAAACGCTTTCAGAGGGTTGCGGGCAATGTCACATCGGCAGTCAATATCAGGCGCCTCTTGGAGAGATGATGCCCCTTTATAGAACTCTCGATAAAGAGAAGGATGCCATAGATTGCCTCATCTGTCACTCTGTGGCCTATGATATGAATAAAAAGCAGGTTGTTGAGGATGACAATGGGCTCAGGAGATGGGATCAGGACCGCTCCATGAAGGCCGCCATGTCGGTTGGGTCCCCCACAGCTCAGGCATGCCTTCGCTGTCATCAGCATAATATGGGCGGGGATATTTATATAGACAAAAAGGATCCCTCATATATGCAGAGTTTCCTGAATCTTGGATATGAGCGTCCCAGGGTTCTTCATCCTGGTTCAAAGAGGGGCACACCCTATTCACCCTCATGGGATGTGCATGCCAGGGCCGGGATGTCGTGCATTGAATGTCATACAACGGAGGGACACCTGATAGCCAAGGGCACGCATACCACAACCATGATGGCAAATGACCTTCCTGATGTAGAAGTATCCTGTGAAAAATGCCATTCATCCAAACCGCATAGCGATGTAAAGCATGCAGAATATTTGAACACTCACATTAAAAGGATTGCCTGTGTGACATGCCATATCCCCTCCCTGCATCCGGACAACGCAACCATGAGGGATTTCAGCCAGGTCGTTTACGAAGAACATCCCGGCATATACATATACAAGGATATCAAGAAGGAGAGCAGGCCCGGGAAGGGCATTGTCTATTCTTGGTGGAATGGCGATGCGACATTTCTCGGCAATCCAATCGGGGACAATCCAAACGGAAAGAATCTGTACAAATTTTATACCCCGGAACACATCTGGCCGGAATTCAAGGATTTTGACTATGATTCGTGGTATGAAAAGACCATGAGACCTATTGCAAAAGAGGGAAGGCCATCCAAAATCTACGCTATGAAATTATTTAACGGAAGGCAGCATATTGATCTGCAGAATATGGGGCCCTTTGGAGGAATGTTTATACCCTACAATTTCCCAACATATTACACAACCGGCAATCCTGATCTTGCGGCAGCAAAGGAGATGGAGAAGAGCATGATGAAGCGGATGTATGGTTTGATGTTTAAGGTCTATATGATGGATAAATTCATGTCCTTTATGGATGTTGATAGCTGGAATACATCATCATACAAGGATGTTAAAAATATGAATAGAGTAGAGCCAAGATGGATACCCAAGAATGCCCATCTTGAGATAAGCCACGCTATTAGAAAGGATGGCGCCTTCTCCTGCAATGCCTGCCATAAACCGAATGGCGCATTGGACTGGATGGCTCTAGGTTATTCGGCAGAGGAGAAAAGGAGACTGGAAGCAAATCCGCTATAA